The following coding sequences are from one Novosphingobium sp. KACC 22771 window:
- a CDS encoding heparinase II/III family protein, whose protein sequence is MNLDMSAQGKPRKAGKGKGQAIPLPTLEEGESVETNEASAQVVEPGRALALADFTPPSLGAGERLIRLAYRIGIPGPVLTAPFRKPARPKLLATVTNPLAGDKVAGAALRSGHFLVHGLKQPIAQLDMAGAGRLAPPLERLVHGFHWMADLEAAGPREQVSPVAERILAAWLMANPKPPSRPGKGSAWTVAYTGARLLGWLVHAPLLLSGGDKTLRVQTLGAMADHARWLDRHVAKGEDTLAQVAGWCAIVAAGLLLPDGRPRRLYGEAGLIATLGELLGDDGGCMARSPLGQMEAIALLVQLIACYRATRREPPAALESILSLMVPPLLALTHGDGALGSWQGGWAVSASEVSALIAATGVRTRPLREVRQWGYQRVVAGKSVMQFDAAPPPLTRHARNGCASTLAFELSHAGQRVIVNCGGGAAAGGLMPVRLEQGLRATAAHSTLVLDDANSTAVLINGGLGSGVAEVEVDRRSIEGERNGTSGRTWGATRLEASHDGYAGRYGLTHRRILILRDDGTELRGEDLLVPTGRKGKRGMVSYALRFHLGPGVEVGLSDDKQGVGMALPDGSYWQFRSGGGEIAIEESIWADGQGRPVPVQQLVIQGMVSRGGGSFSWILKKMG, encoded by the coding sequence ATGAACCTGGATATGTCTGCACAAGGCAAGCCCCGCAAGGCGGGGAAGGGCAAGGGGCAGGCTATCCCATTACCGACGCTGGAAGAAGGCGAAAGCGTCGAAACCAACGAAGCGTCAGCGCAGGTGGTCGAACCGGGCCGCGCGCTGGCGCTGGCCGATTTCACGCCGCCCTCGCTGGGGGCGGGTGAAAGGCTGATCCGGCTGGCCTATCGCATCGGCATTCCGGGGCCGGTGCTGACCGCCCCTTTCCGCAAGCCCGCGCGGCCCAAATTGCTGGCCACGGTAACGAATCCGCTGGCGGGCGACAAGGTGGCGGGCGCGGCGCTGCGCTCGGGCCATTTTCTGGTCCATGGGCTGAAACAGCCGATCGCCCAGCTTGATATGGCCGGGGCGGGGCGCCTGGCGCCGCCGCTCGAACGGCTGGTCCATGGCTTTCACTGGATGGCCGATCTGGAGGCGGCGGGCCCGCGCGAACAGGTCTCGCCGGTGGCCGAACGGATCCTGGCCGCATGGCTGATGGCCAACCCCAAACCGCCCTCGCGCCCCGGCAAGGGGTCTGCCTGGACGGTGGCCTATACGGGGGCGCGGCTGCTGGGCTGGCTGGTCCATGCGCCGCTGCTGCTCTCGGGCGGGGACAAGACGCTGCGGGTGCAGACGCTGGGGGCGATGGCCGATCATGCCCGCTGGCTCGACCGCCATGTGGCCAAGGGGGAGGATACGCTGGCGCAGGTGGCGGGCTGGTGCGCGATTGTCGCGGCGGGGCTGCTGCTGCCCGATGGCCGCCCGCGCAGGCTCTATGGCGAGGCGGGGCTGATCGCAACGCTGGGCGAATTGCTGGGCGATGACGGCGGCTGTATGGCGCGCAGCCCGCTGGGCCAAATGGAGGCGATTGCGCTGCTGGTGCAATTGATCGCCTGCTATCGCGCGACGCGGCGCGAGCCGCCCGCCGCGCTCGAATCGATCCTCTCGCTGATGGTGCCGCCTTTGCTGGCGCTGACCCATGGCGATGGCGCGCTGGGCAGTTGGCAGGGCGGATGGGCGGTGTCGGCCTCGGAGGTTTCGGCGCTGATCGCGGCGACGGGGGTGCGCACGCGGCCCCTGCGCGAGGTGCGCCAATGGGGCTATCAGCGCGTGGTGGCGGGCAAGAGCGTGATGCAGTTCGACGCTGCGCCGCCGCCGCTGACGCGCCACGCGCGCAATGGCTGCGCCTCGACGCTGGCGTTTGAATTGAGCCATGCCGGACAGCGCGTGATCGTCAATTGCGGCGGCGGGGCGGCGGCGGGCGGGCTGATGCCGGTGCGGCTGGAACAGGGGCTGCGCGCGACGGCGGCCCATTCGACGCTGGTTCTGGACGATGCCAATTCGACCGCGGTGCTGATCAACGGCGGGCTCGGCTCTGGCGTGGCCGAGGTCGAGGTCGACCGCCGCAGCATCGAGGGCGAGCGCAACGGCACATCCGGACGCACATGGGGCGCCACCCGCCTTGAGGCCAGCCACGACGGCTATGCCGGGCGCTATGGCCTGACGCATCGCCGCATCCTGATCCTGCGCGACGACGGCACCGAATTGCGCGGCGAAGATCTCCTCGTTCCCACCGGGCGCAAGGGCAAGCGCGGCATGGTCTCCTATGCGCTGCGCTTTCACCTCGGCCCCGGCGTCGAGGTCGGGTTGTCGGACGATAAACAGGGCGTGGGTATGGCGCTGCCTGACGGTTCCTATTGGCAATTCCGCAGCGGCGGGGGCGAAATCGCCATTGAGGAATCGATCTGGGCCGATGGGCAGGGGCGGCCCGTGCCGGTGCAGCAACTGGTGATCCAGGGCATGGTGTCGCGGGGGGGCGGGAGCTTTTCTTGGATTTTGAAGAAGATGGGGTAG
- the rpe gene encoding ribulose-phosphate 3-epimerase — protein MSLPLIAPSILSADFSRLGEEVRAIDAAGADWIHVDVMDGHFVPNITIGPMVVKALRPHTQKIFDVHLMIQPVDPYIQAFADAGADIITFHPEAGPHSHRTVQAIHAAGCKAGVSLNPATPAKMLDYLIDDIDLVLVMSVNPGFGGQKFISSQLRKIEAIRKMIDKTGREIHLEVDGGIDTATAPLAVSAGANALVAGTATFRGGPDHYAANIAALKGLG, from the coding sequence ATGAGCTTGCCTCTGATTGCCCCTTCGATCCTTTCCGCCGATTTTTCCCGGCTGGGCGAGGAAGTGCGCGCCATTGACGCGGCCGGCGCCGACTGGATCCACGTTGACGTCATGGACGGCCATTTCGTGCCCAACATCACCATCGGCCCGATGGTGGTCAAGGCGCTGCGCCCCCATACGCAGAAGATCTTCGACGTCCATCTGATGATCCAGCCGGTCGATCCCTATATTCAGGCCTTTGCCGATGCCGGCGCCGACATCATCACGTTTCACCCCGAGGCCGGGCCCCACAGCCACCGCACGGTGCAGGCGATCCATGCCGCAGGGTGCAAGGCGGGTGTCTCCTTGAACCCGGCCACGCCCGCCAAGATGCTCGACTATCTGATCGACGACATCGATCTGGTGCTGGTGATGAGCGTCAATCCCGGCTTTGGCGGGCAGAAGTTCATTTCCAGCCAGTTGCGCAAGATCGAGGCGATCCGCAAGATGATCGACAAGACCGGGCGCGAGATCCATCTGGAGGTGGATGGCGGCATTGATACCGCCACCGCGCCGCTGGCGGTTTCGGCCGGTGCCAATGCGCTGGTGGCGGGCACGGCCACATTCCGGGGCGGGCCGGATCACTATGCCGCGAATATCGCGGCGCTCAAAGGATTGGGCTGA